DNA sequence from the Octopus bimaculoides isolate UCB-OBI-ISO-001 chromosome 22, ASM119413v2, whole genome shotgun sequence genome:
TTAGAATTGTTCAGGTTTGAACATTATTGCAGagttaattgaaataatttgggtgatcatcatcattatctcaaCATCCTTTTTACCATGTTTGCATGAATGAGATGGAAGTCATTGAGGAAGGTTTTCAACTGGATGCTTTTTCACcagtttccaaggaaggtaatatttacccgtggccagacatgttttcatggtagGCAGGAAACCGAAGGCACCGCTGGTATGACTGATGCTTGTTGGCAATtattgcatgatgtcaagacaaggagacatcaATACTCGCCCACTCTGGCAGTCACAGACAtattacgaggtggtatcaaaaagttcctgaaccagttctgtagcgtgccaacagatggcagcacacagttgtgtgCTCAGTGagcttcatgaggcagtgtgtcgagtgacattgctgtgacAAGTTGTGAAATTGTGATCCTGTgtctgctgtagtctgcgatttttgtcatggacaggaagttggaacaaagaaccaatgtgaaattttgcattaaacttgggaatcCTGCTACAGAGGTATTGAGcctgcttcggcaagcttacagtgaaaaggcaatgggttgtatgcaataTTTCAAGTGGCATGGGCACATGACTTATCCACAGCTCAATCAggagcattgtttttttttctacctctgtggtattgtgcattgagaattcatcctccccagggccagaccatcaatcaagagttctactgtgacgttttcgaagcatttgagggaggaggacattcggtgaaagcgACCAGGTCAGCACAAGGAATTAGATTCTTCATGGAAACAATGCAGCCTGTCACTAAGCtgtcctcacttgtgagtttctcaccagaaacatggtattgcttctgcaccctccctatttgccagatttagcacctccGGACTCCCATCTTTCATCTCTCCGAGATGAAAATGTGGCacaaaggtcactgttttaacaccattgtcaagatccatagcaaatcgcagaaggtccctgacttacggaaaacaacttccaggccagattcttaaagtggcaggaacgctgggaccagtgtattgctgtgcaagttGGCTATTTTGaaaagagatgatgttaaaacttaaggTAAATAAGTtggtttttttattaaatataacttaatctaagaactttttgatacctcatatgcatgcacattcattatatgatggatttctttcagtttccatttcaaatccattcacaaggttttagttaCTCTGCAATGCAGAAGGACTGAACTTGAGACAGTAGAGttacaaagcaaatttcttaacgaCACAgcttctttgtgtgtatattgatggatcttctcaagcatggcatatcaccaaaagtctcggtcactagtcattgtctctgtgaagcccaacgtttgaagatcatgcttcatcacttcttcccatgtcttcTCTCCATTGTtggagatcagcacttcttcaaACAGTTGTCCACATttatctgcatcacatgaccataccagcgcagtcttctctcttgcacatcacatctgatgcccaacttttctctcgacGCTTGCACTATCGTACATGCACATTCAGTGAAGCATcgttcaagcctacacatgtccttgaCTGAAACAGCCCATGCTTCACTGCCTTgtggcatggctgtttgcacGCAGGCATCATTgcatctgcctttcattctgaaggagaggtcctttgttaccaacagaggtaggagctctctgaactttagcctattcttattctagcagctatgctcttggggcatccacccctgctactgacttggtcacctaggtaacagaagctatcaactacttctagctttcctcacctggcatttgatggagtctcaCTTGCATGTTCTATTTTTCGTAtgatttcttcagctggatgccctaacaCCAACCGCCTTTACAGTGTGCTGGATGCATTAAACCATGGTGGCATAAGCACTAAAGTGGTTGTAACGTCAAGGACGGGACAAGTTCACATCTCAAGCATATTGACAAGACAGGAACTTCTTAATCGCATGACCATGCCTACACCTGAAACCAACTTCTAAACTACTTGAGCATCACATTTCTAATTCGTGATTAAATTTTAGCAATATCTGAAATAAGTAAAGAGTAAGAGAATTAATAGTGgaaataaattagaaaacaagcttttacatttgatttttttaatgcaacaatgattttgtaaataaatctAAACTTGAAGTCAGTTTGCAATTGCTACAGACACAACACTATCACCTCGAATAAATAACTGGTTCACATGGCGCTGACAAACTTTAGTCTTTAGTCTGTTATATACTAAACATGGTTCGATTCTTGAGGACAAACACACAACAGGCAGTTTTGAACCTGGTAATGCAACAGTCACATCTTGCTTGATCTTCCCACAACGTTCGTCATGTCTCTGCTTTGTTAGTTCACTGAATGTTCTGACGTTAAGTTCCTCACTTgagtcttcttcatcttcaaggtaATTGCAGTCGTCGTcgtcactgttgtcatcatctgAGTTACCTGGACTAGTTGAAGGAACAATTGGGAAAACcttgcaaaataaaatgaaacaaataaatcagtcatttgttattttatgtccattttcccatgctggcatgggttagtgGAATTCATATGTGAGTGGGtgcttaaaagttcctggctttaaggtatCACAAAGAGCCTGGTTTGGGGGCCCAACATTcagagttcttttgcagggcaaagtgtgtgaatctgagagggggaatatgttagataaaaatcataattaattgatcctcctgtattttcttttacccaaagccagaaacttttcagcacccactcattACAGAGGCATTATTTTACAAAactgatgcccttcttgtcactttGCTGATTTTCATATAAAGTAGCTCATATCTTTGAAGGCATGAGAGGCTGATTTTTGTTAACAGAGGTCACACTACCAACACAGGAGACCATTCAGGTAAGGCAAATTAATGGTGTGTACCATTTACCATGGTTATTGTAGGCGCACATCAGTCACAACTAACTGCTGGGTGTAtggttaattttttaaatgcaaaGTTTAGTGCAGACATGCGCAACCTTTTCTGAGAAGCCACaattctaaaaaaatattcaaagtaattttttgtCAGGCAAGCAGGATGCAGTTTGCCCTTGACTGGTTTagtgaaaagaaaagatgagatTATTAGCACAAACACAACATGAAAGACACTCTTTGAATTTGTTTGTCTTGTATTTCTGGTAATTAAGTCTGTTGATGAATGTGATCTGGACGTTATGTCAACAATAATCTGTGTTGGACAAACCACATTTCTAAAGTTATCAAAAAATCTCAGTGTCTAAGCACCACTCAGTAAAGCCTTTGTCAGCCATCTAGCTATATATGTCTATGGTATGTTCACACAGTTTGCATCTCCACTCTGGAACACTCATTTTGTCCAGAATATTGATCAACTGGAATTGTCCAGCAATGTGCAAcaataagatcatcatcatcattaagagggcaagctggcagaattgttagtatatcaagcaaaatgcttagcgacattttgtccaactttatgttttgagttcaaattctgctgaggtcatctttgtgTTTTGTCcgttcagggttgataaaaaaaagtaccagttgagtattggggtcaatgtaatctacttaaccccttccctgaatttgctggtctcatgccaaaatttgaaactattattaaagtggtgagcagACAGAACCATTAACACattgcacaaaatgcttagcagcatttcatttgtctttatgttttgagttcaaattctgctgaagttgactttgcctgtcatctttttgggttgatgaaacaagtaccagttatgcactggggtcgatgtaattcacaAGCCCTCTCCCTGAAAATTttaggacttgtgcctagagtagaaaggattattattattatttcattccaaGCCTTTCTTTACATaataagaataaatttaaaaaaaaaaaatatttatgacaaaAAACAAAGTCTGTAGGGAATACTGAATATCATACCTTGATATCTCTTTTTCGTTTTGTAGGATAAATAGGTTTGCGGAATGTTTCATCGACATCTATCATCgcctatgaaaataaataaaaagactgaacaataggtgcaggagtggctgtgtggtaagaagcttgtttctcaaccacatggctttgattggcccaaagctatagtagaaggcacttgcccaaggtgccaatcagtgggactgaactcagaaccatgtggctgggaaacaagttCGAAATGTCAGATGAATGAGAAAGGAGTactcaactgtgtgtgtgtgttaatcattTGACAGGGTATGAAAATGGTGACACTTACTGAGTAATAGGACAAAAGaaatggagtggttggtgttcggaagggcatccagccatagaaaccaagccaaaacagacaatgacaGCTGGTGCGGCCCCTGGCcataccagttcctgtcaagctgtacaacccatgccagcatggaaaacagatgttaaatgatgatgatgatgaaagatacttccaatttcataaaagaaaaagacgagtgtaaaagaaacaaaaaaacaaaacaaaacaaaacaagaaaaaggcAGAATGGGAATGTAAATTTCAGGATTGGTCTACGGTTGTTTTGTATGAGGTACTGTAAATGCTTACATAGTTATATTTACCTTGAAAATATggttgttatatataaaatactgtaaAGGATTGAGTAGTTATAGTTACCATATTCAAGTGTTTATCATAGGCCACAATAAACCCTTGACAGAATCCACGTATATAACCAGCACTTCTCGTCCATACTTTTACTCGATGTTTCTCATATACGCAGCGTCTTAGTAAAGATAAGGGGCCAACTTGATCATGAGCTGAGTAAAAAACATTAAGAGACTATAAAATCATTGACAAAacatgaatttgaaaaaaaaaatgcttccatattagaaaacagtaaaaataatatatttctcaagTACGAGAGGAGGAAAAGttaaccctttaagcatttaAAGTGCAACATCTGGACGAACTGGGATCACACGGACCTCGGTCGAGAATCACTGCTTTCGAgtattaaacataaatatatggcACCCCCTCCAGACAAGACCATGGGTCCTTAGCAGCTTTTGTTTAGAAGTGGATTTCAGGACAGTCCTGTACTCTGACGTATTGATTAGAGTGACATGATTAAAATACAACATACTTTCCATACGAGTGAAGAGATTTCTTTTATGTCTAGATTGTTGTTTATCTACAGGTTCTTCAGATGTCAGGTCTGGTTCATTTGCAGGAACCGCTTGACCagctttcgttttgttttcatcatcagtTTTCTGAGATTGGTTGCTGTCGGTGCTGGTGGAGGCAGCGTGTTTCTTAACCGCTGATGTACGAGTGACAAGTGAACGGTACTCAGCCAAGTTATTAAGTGTCTTTATATTAGGATATGGAACTGTAACATTTCCTAGGCGTAAAGCAAGAAGTGCATTAAAGTTGGGCGACTCAAAATCCAGTTCTCCTTCGACATCTTCAGATTTTTCCGCCATGTCGTTTCTAACAAAGCTGCCATGATTTTTAATTCTtggtttcgtacaaacttcaacCGTATtcttaataaaacaaattaaatactcctaaaaaaattaataattgtctaaaatgttcatattaaaaacatttcccatttaaaaatatatattttgtagttattagcatgtaaataaataaaatctttcgAAATTAACTTCTTTAGCAGCAGACGATAAATGTCGActtatgtcacacacacataaaaacaaaaaacaaaattagattcCAAAATATCTGAACATTGTCAATTTACTTTTCAAAGATAGATTACAAAAAGAATTGTGCTACATACATTTGCTGTAAAATaggcaatttttaaaaatattagatGAAGAAGCGAAAAAAGaaactataatttatttttaatattttctttaatataaagAACA
Encoded proteins:
- the LOC106879139 gene encoding U7 snRNA-associated Sm-like protein LSm11, translated to MAEKSEDVEGELDFESPNFNALLALRLGNVTVPYPNIKTLNNLAEYRSLVTRTSAVKKHAASTSTDSNQSQKTDDENKTKAGQAVPANEPDLTSEEPVDKQQSRHKRNLFTRMETHDQVGPLSLLRRCVYEKHRVKVWTRSAGYIRGFCQGFIVAYDKHLNMAMIDVDETFRKPIYPTKRKRDIKVFPIVPSTSPGNSDDDNSDDDDCNYLEDEEDSSEELNVRTFSELTKQRHDERCGKIKQDVTVALPGSKLPVVCLSSRIEPCLVYNRLKTKVCQRHVNQLFIRGDSVVSVAIAN